One genomic window of Octopus bimaculoides isolate UCB-OBI-ISO-001 chromosome 2, ASM119413v2, whole genome shotgun sequence includes the following:
- the LOC106876850 gene encoding putative pre-mRNA-splicing factor ATP-dependent RNA helicase PRP1, which produces MSKRRIDVGDSSSKRNRDEDRHRESDKDHMKEGRKPEKKISIFEQFNIPKPQIQLNPFTGLPYTPRYYELLRKRNALPVWEYKDKFTEMVNKNQILVLVGETGSGKTTQIPQWCLEWVRARYPKKGVACTQPRRVAAMSVAQRVSEEMDVCLGQEVGYSIRFEDCTSPKTVLKYMTDGMLLREAMSDPLLEAYGVIMLDEAHERTLATDILMGLLKEVSRQREDLKIIVMSATLDAGKFQNYFDHAPLMNVPGRTHPVEIFYTPEPERDYLEAAIRTVIQIHICEHCDGDVLLFLTGQEEIDEACKRIQREIDNFGPEIGDMKCIPLYSTLPPNLQQRIFEPPPAKKANGAIGRKVVVSTNIAETSLTIDGVVFVIDPGFAKQKVYNPRIRVESLLVTAISKASAQQRAGRAGRTRPGKCFRLYTEKAYKNEMQENTYPEILRSNLGSVVLQLKKLGIDDLVHFDFMDPPAPETLMRALELLNYLAALDDDGELTELGSMMAEFPLDPQLAKMVIASCDCNCSNEILSITAMLSVPQCFVRPMEMKKAADEAKMRFAHIDGDHLTLLNVYHAFKQNHEDPQWSYDNFVNFRSMKSADNVRQQLARIMDRFNLRRSSTEFASRDYYINIRKALVAGFFMQVAHLERTGHYLTVKDNQIVQLHPSTCLDHKPEWVLYNEFVLTTKNYIRTVTDIKPEWLINIAPQYYDMVNFPECEAKRQLERIISRLSSKQHFEGF; this is translated from the exons GCTTACCTTACACACCTCGCTATTATGAACTTTTGCGGAAAAGAAATGCATTGCCCGTATGGGAATACAAGGACAAGTTCACTGAAATGGTCAACAAAAACCAAATATTGGTGTTGGTCGGTGAAACTGGATCTGGTAAAACTACACAG aTTCCTCAATGGTGCCTTGAATGGGTGCGAGCCCGTTATCCCAAGAAAGGTGTTGCTTGCACTCAGCCCAGGCGAGTGGCCGCAATGTCAGTTGCCCAGCGTGTGTCTGAAGAAATGGATGTATGTCTTGGACAGGAAGTTGGCTACAGCATTCGATTTGAAGATTGCACATCTCCAAAGACAGTTTTAAA ATATATGACAGATGGTATGTTACTCCGTGAGGCTATGTCTGACCCACTTCTTGAAGCCTACGGAGTCATTATGCTTGATGAAGCTCATGAACGTACTCTTGCTACTGATATATTGATGGGATTGCTGAAAGAAGTCAGCCGGCAGAGAGAAGACCTAAAGATTATTGTTATGAGTGCTACACTGGATGCTGGTAAATTTCAG aatTATTTTGACCATGCTCCATTGATGAATGTACCTGGACGAACCCATCCTGTCGAAATATTTTATACCCCTGAACCAGAGAGAGACTACCTGGAAGCTGCTATCCGGActgttattcaaatacatatttgtgaACATTGTGACGGAGATGTTCTTCTCTTTTTAACTGGTCAAGAG GAAATTGATGAAGCGTGCAAACGTATCCAGCGAGAAATCGATAACTTTGGTCCTGAAATTGGAGATATGAAATGCATTCCACTTTATTCAACACTACCTCCTAATCTACAGCAAAGGATCTTTGAACCACCCCCTGCAAAAAAGGCCAATGGAGCTATAGGTAGAAAAGTTGTAGTCTCTACTAATATTGCTGAGACATCACTTACTATTGatggtgttgtttttgtcataGATCCAGGATTTGCTAAACAGAAG GTATACAACCCTCGAATCCGTGTTGAATCACTTTTAGTAACTGCTATTAGCAAGGCCAGTGCTCAACAGAGAGCAGGTCGTGCTGGCCGTACACGACCAGGAAAATGTTTCCGACTCTACACTGAAAAGGCTTACAAGAACGAGATGCAAGAGAACACTTACCCAGAAATTCTTCGTTCAAATCTGGGATCTGTTGTTTTACAGTTGAAAAAACTTGGTATTGATGACTTAGTGCATTTTGATTTCATGGATCCGCCAG CTCCTGAAACCCTAATGCGTGCCCTAGAGTTGCTGAATTACTTGGCTGCACTGGATGACGATGGAGAATTAACTGAACTTGGTTCCATGATGGCTGAATTTCCACTTGATCCACAGCTGGCTAAAATGGTGATTGCAAGCTGTGATTGCAATTGTTCCAATGAAATCCTTTCCATCACTGCAATGTTGTCAG TCCCGCAGTGTTTTGTGCGTCCAATGGAGATGAAGAAAGCTGCAGACGAAGCGAAGATGAGATTTGCACACATCGATGGCGACCATTTGACGCTGCTCAACGTCTACCATGCTTTCAAACAAA ATCATGAAGACCCACAATGGAGTTATGACAATTTTGTGAATTTCCGATCTATGAAAAGCGCTGATAATGTCCGACAGCAGCTGGCCCGGATTATGGATCGATTTAATTTGCGTCGTTCAAGTACAGAGTTTGCAAGTCGGGACTACTACATCAACATTAGGAAGGCTTTGGTAGCTGGTTTCTTTATGCAG GTTGCTCATCTTGAGCGCACTGGTCATTATCTAACTGTGAAAGACAACCAGATTGTTCAGCTCCACCCTTCTACATGTCTCGACCACAAGCCTGAATGGGTCCTGTACAATGAATTTGTACTCACAACCAAGAATTACATTCGAACTGTTACAGACATCAAGCCAGAATG GTTGATAAACATTGCACCTCAATATTATGACATGGTCAACTTCCCCGAATGTGAAGCCAAACGTCAATTGGAGCGCATTATATCACGCTTGTCTAGCAAGCAACATTTTGAAGGATTTTGA